One segment of Brassica napus cultivar Da-Ae chromosome C3, Da-Ae, whole genome shotgun sequence DNA contains the following:
- the BNAC03G77130D gene encoding uncharacterized protein BNAC03G77130D yields MSKRNAPPSQPPRRPLIKQHSWSPDADREEAWLRRKGKRQSDRLGRSKSVTDEDLEELRGCIELGFGFEPDSQDLDPRLNETLPALGLYCAVNKQYSSRLSRTSSLSSIASEGDVSNSSTTIVDQGDDPETMKMRLKQWAQVVACSVRQFSGEPN; encoded by the exons ATGTCGAAACGCAACGCGCCGCCGTCACAACCGCCGCGTAGACCGCTAATAAAGCAGCACTCGTGGTCACCGGACGCCGATCGCGAAGAGGCGTGGCTTCGTAGGAAAGGCAAACGCCAATCGGATCGACTCGGTCGGAGTAAGAGCGTGACGGACGAAGATCTAGAAGAGCTCAGAGGCTGCATCGAGCTAGGATTCGGATTCGAGCCTGATTCGCAAGATTTAGATCCGAGGCTCAACGAAACTCTCCCAGCTCTGGGGTTGTACTGCGCCGTGAATAAACAGTATAGTAGCAGATTGTCACGGACTTCGTCTCTTTCGTCGATCGCGTCGGAAGGTGACGTAAGCAATTCGAGCACGACGATTGTTGATCAAG GTGATGATCCCGAGACGATGAAGATGAGGTTGAAGCAATGGGCTCAGGTGGTTGCTTGTTCGGTGCGACAATTCTCCGGCGAACCAAATTGA
- the LOC106361082 gene encoding cold-regulated protein 28 isoform X1, whose amino-acid sequence MTWQFSNTCKSEAMWTFSSFIHLFSSEGEQSFLLFSLKRIGSSMENEYGVNIVSLEMDRDAEASGESESESTLSNSPESGHTVESSRGDADAKKMDECGGWTNERHNSYLEYLENSFVKQFYSLLGGEERRRLSRARDLQSNSHKSTDQFTVLKNGCRQKVNFGKKRPRLETSSSRQTPENPNGIDIHVNEEIENSGGDKSFTRTSVTTSLRHEYPAQSTAEASGQNFREEVGEKGCNSRASRKRRREANYDDSSLNDQVVP is encoded by the exons ATGACGTGGCAATTCTCAAACACGTGTAAAAGCGAAGCCATGTGGACCTTTTCTTCCTTTATTCATCTCTTCTCCTCCGAAGGCGAACAAAGTTTTTTGCTCTTTTCCTTAAAGAGGATAGGATCATCGATGGAGAATGAGTACGGTGTGAATATTGTTTCTCTCGAGATGGATCGCGATGCGGAGGCGTCGGGTGAATCTGAGAGCGAGTCGACTCTCTCTAACTCGCCCGAGTCCGGTCATACGGTCGAGAGCTCGCGTGGTGACGCCGACGCGAAGAAGATG GATGAGTGTGGTGGATGGACGAATGAGAGACACAACTCGTATCTTGAATATTTAGAGAACTCATTCGTTAAGCAGTTTTATTCCTTACTTggaggagaggagaggaggaGACTCTCCAGAGCTCGTGATCTGCAGTCCAACTCTCACAAATCGACTGATCAG TTTACGGTACTAAAAAATGGTTGCCGCCAGAAGGTTAACTTCGGAAAGAAACGACCTCGTTTAGAGACGTCGTCATCGAGACAGACTCCTGAAAATCCCAACGGAATTGATATCCATGTTAACGAAGAAATCGAAAACTCTGGTGGTGATAAGAGTTTTACTAGAACATCAGTGACAACTTCTTTGAGACATGAGTATCCAGCTCAAAGCACTGCAG AGGCGTCAGGGCAGAATTTCAGAGAAGAAGTTGGAGAGAAGGGATGTAACTCAAGGGCGTCCAGGAAACGCAGAAGAGAAGCTAACTATGATGATAGTTCATTGAATGATCag GTTGTGCCGTAA
- the LOC106361082 gene encoding cold-regulated protein 28 isoform X2 has translation MTWQFSNTCKSEAMWTFSSFIHLFSSEGEQSFLLFSLKRIGSSMENEYGVNIVSLEMDRDAEASGESGHTVESSRGDADAKKMDECGGWTNERHNSYLEYLENSFVKQFYSLLGGEERRRLSRARDLQSNSHKSTDQFTVLKNGCRQKVNFGKKRPRLETSSSRQTPENPNGIDIHVNEEIENSGGDKSFTRTSVTTSLRHEYPAQSTAEASGQNFREEVGEKGCNSRASRKRRREANYDDSSLNDQVVP, from the exons ATGACGTGGCAATTCTCAAACACGTGTAAAAGCGAAGCCATGTGGACCTTTTCTTCCTTTATTCATCTCTTCTCCTCCGAAGGCGAACAAAGTTTTTTGCTCTTTTCCTTAAAGAGGATAGGATCATCGATGGAGAATGAGTACGGTGTGAATATTGTTTCTCTCGAGATGGATCGCGATGCGGAGGCGTCGGGTGAA TCCGGTCATACGGTCGAGAGCTCGCGTGGTGACGCCGACGCGAAGAAGATG GATGAGTGTGGTGGATGGACGAATGAGAGACACAACTCGTATCTTGAATATTTAGAGAACTCATTCGTTAAGCAGTTTTATTCCTTACTTggaggagaggagaggaggaGACTCTCCAGAGCTCGTGATCTGCAGTCCAACTCTCACAAATCGACTGATCAG TTTACGGTACTAAAAAATGGTTGCCGCCAGAAGGTTAACTTCGGAAAGAAACGACCTCGTTTAGAGACGTCGTCATCGAGACAGACTCCTGAAAATCCCAACGGAATTGATATCCATGTTAACGAAGAAATCGAAAACTCTGGTGGTGATAAGAGTTTTACTAGAACATCAGTGACAACTTCTTTGAGACATGAGTATCCAGCTCAAAGCACTGCAG AGGCGTCAGGGCAGAATTTCAGAGAAGAAGTTGGAGAGAAGGGATGTAACTCAAGGGCGTCCAGGAAACGCAGAAGAGAAGCTAACTATGATGATAGTTCATTGAATGATCag GTTGTGCCGTAA
- the LOC106361083 gene encoding pollen-specific leucine-rich repeat extensin-like protein 4: MVSVLAMAKTPSLGCCVFLLSFFFLSSSFVAYAISQTEAAFLVRRQLLTLPENGELPNDIEYEVDLKATFANSRLKKAYIALQAWKKAIYSDPFNTTGNWHGPHVCNYTGVICAPALDDPNVTVVAGVDLNGADIAGHLPAELGLMTDVAMFHLNSNRFCGIIPNSFSKLTLMHEFDVSNNCFVGPFPCVILTWPDVKYFDVRFNDFEGQVPPELFKKELDAIFLNNNRFTSTIPESLGDSTASVVTFANNKFTGCIPKSIGNMKSLNEIVFMDNGLGGCFPSEIGMLSNVTVFDASKNSFIGRLPTTFAGLTGVEELDISGNKLTGLLADSICKLPNLVNFTYSYNYFNGQDGSCVPGGGRKEIVLDDTRNCLPDRPEQRSAQECAVVINRPVDCSKDKCAGGGSSTPSRPSLVPTEPVQKPSPVPSLPVPEPSPVPTRPVHKPQPPKESQQPDDPYDQFPVKNRRSPPPPAPVNSPSIPLPSPPLPPPVHSPPPPVKSPPPPVHSPPPPPVYSPPPPPVYSPPPPVFSPPPPPVNSPPPPVLSPLPPAPVHSPPPPVNSPPPPVFFPPAHPPKSSSPPQTPSQPSPSPMIFSPQPPQSPPVVSSPPPGPLKVDCPPAAQAPAPSDELITPTPAPVEKKQTPSAQAPAPVEDIQTPTAQAPASSDDSTTPPPSPVEKKETPSAQAPAPSDEFIIPPFVGHQYASPPPPMFEGY, translated from the coding sequence ATGGTTTCTGTTTTAGCCATGGCTAAAACTCCCTCCTTGGGCTGCTGTGTCTTCCTcttatccttcttctttttgtcttcttcctttGTCGCATACGCCATATCCCAAACAGAAGCTGCCTTCCTCGTGCGACGACAGCTCTTAACATTACCAGAAAACGGCGAACTCCCTAATGACATTGAATACGAGGTTGATCTCAAGGCTACATTTGCCAACTCAAGGCTTAAAAAAGCTTACATTGCTCTCCAAGCTTGGAAAAAAGCAATATATTCCGACCCATTTAACACCACAGGAAACTGGCATGGTCCTCACGTGTGCAACTACACCGGTGTGATCTGTGCACCGGCTCTTGATGATCCTAACGTCACGGTTGTAGCTGGTGTTGACCTCAACGGTGCGGATATCGCTGGGCACTTGCCTGCCGAGCTTGGTTTGATGACAGATGTTGCTATGTTCCATTTGAATTCGAACCGGTTTTGCGGTATCATTCCTAATAGCTTTTCGAAGCTGACGCTGATGCATGAGTTTGATGTTAGTAATAACTGTTTCGTTGGACCTTTCCCGTGTGTTATCCTCACTTGGCCTGATGTCAAGTACTTCGACGTTAGGTTCAATGATTTTGAAGGTCAAGTCCCTCCTGAGCTTTTCAAGAAGGAGCTAGAcgctattttcttgaacaaCAATAGATTCACTTCAACGATTCCTGAATCTTTAGGAGATTCTACGGCCTCGGTTGTGACATTCGCTAACAATAAATTCACCGGATGTATTCCTAAGAGTATTGGAAACATGAAGAGTCTCAACGAAATTGTCTTCATGGACAATGGTTTGGGTGGTTGTTTCCCATCTGAGATCGGAATGTTGTCGAATGTGACGGTTTTCGATGCGAGTAAGAACTCGTTCATCGGTCGGCTACCGACTACTTTTGCCGGGTTAACGGGTGTGGAGGAGTTGGATATCTCCGGTAATAAACTTACTGGATTATTAGCGGATAGTATTTGCAAGTTGCCTAATTTGGTGAACTTCACTTACTCGTACAATTACTTCAATGGACAAGATGGTTCGTGTGTCCCGGGAGGTGGTCGGAAGGAGATTGTTCTGGACGACACACGTAATTGTTTACCTGATCGACCTGAACAACGGTCGGCACAGGAATGTGCGGTGGTGATTAACCGTCCGGTTGACTGTAGCAAGGACAAGTGTGCTGGTGGTGGATCTTCAACTCCGTCGAGACCATCGCTGGTTCCTACTGAACCGGTTCAAAAGCCATCACCAGTTCCAAGTCTGCCTGTTCCGGAACCCTCGCCAGTTCCAACCCGGCCGGTTCACAAACCACAGCCACCGAAAGAGTCACAGCAACCGGATGATCCTTACGATCAGTTTCCGGTGAAGAACCGTCGCAGTCCTCCTCCACCAGCTCCGGTAAACTCTCCGTCCATTCCTCTTCCATCACCTCCTCTACCACCACCGGTTCACTCTCCCCCACCTCCTGTTAAATCTCCTCCACCGCCGGTCcactctccaccaccaccaccagttTATTCGCCACCACCACCGCCTGTCTACTCTCCTCCACCACCCGTCTTttcaccacctcctcctcccgttaactcaccaccaccaccagttCTCTCTCCACTGCCACCAGCACCTGTTCACTCACCGCCGCCACCTGTCAACTCGCCACCACCACCGGTATTTTTTCCTCCAGCTCATCCGCCTAAGTCCAGTTCACCACCGCAAACACCAAGCCAACCTTCACCATCGCCAATGATCTTTTCTCCACAACCGCCGCAATCTCCACCAGTAGTCTCCTCCCCTCCTCCAGGACCGCTAAAGGTCGACTGCCCACCGGCTGCACAAGCACCAGCTCCAAGTGATGAACTCATCACACCAACACCAGCTCCGGTGGAGAAGAAACAGACGCCGTCTGCACAAGCACCAGCTCCAGTGGAAGACATACAGACGCCGACTGCACAAGCACCAGCTTCAAGTGATGATTCCACCACACCACCACCCTCTCCGGTGGAAAAGAAAGAGACGCCGTCTGCACAAGCACCAGCGCCAAGCGATGAGTTCATCATACCACCCTTCGTCGGCCACCAATACGCATCGCCACCACCTCCAATGTTCGAAGGCTACTAA
- the LOC106432994 gene encoding uncharacterized protein LOC106432994: MMIKRIELCIELTKMGMEFVAVVAEAVQIVWRQHLNHRTALPPLPLLRQGISPSYHAPYLFGFLP; the protein is encoded by the coding sequence ATGATGATAAAAAGGATAGAGCTGTGTATAGAGCTTACGAAGATGGGAATGGAGTTCGTCGCAGTGGTGGCTGAAGCCGTCCAGATTGTCTGGCGGCAACACCTCAACCATCGTACTGCTCTGCCTCCTCTTCCTCTCCTCCGCCAAGGCATCTCCCCTTCTTATCATGCTCCATATCTCTTTGGATTTCTCCCTTGA